The Aedes albopictus strain Foshan chromosome 1, AalbF5, whole genome shotgun sequence genomic interval cggcttgcggcacgtagcctttgcgggatgcgttgagcttctggtagaacttgcgtgtttcctgtgaacggcacagcagttccatttcctcgcactccgcttcttccaggcggcgctttttctcccggaagagacgggtctgctgcttccgcttctgtctgtatcgctccacattctgtcgggttccatgctgcagcattaccgcccgcgctgcatccttctcctccagaaccgctctgcactcctcgtcaaaccaatcgtttcgtcgactccgttctacgtacccgatagtgctctcggctgcgttgttgatggctgctttcactgtactccagcagtcctctagaggggccacatcgagcacaccctcgtccggcaacgctgcctcgagattctgcgcgtatgcggtggcgacatccggttgcttcagtcgctctagatcgtaccggggcggccgccggtaatgtacgttgtttataacggacagttttgggcgcagtttaaccatcaccaggtagtgatcggagtcgatattagcgccacgataggtcctgacgtcgataatgtcggagaagtgccgtccatcaatcagaacgtggtcgatttgcgattccgtttgttgtggtgatctccaggtgtaacgatacgggaggctgtgctggaagaaggtgctacgaatagccatgttcttggaggcggcgaaatcgatgaggcgtaggccattttcgttcgtcagctggtgggcgctgaactttccaatcgtcggtctgaattcctcctcctggcctacctgagcgtttagatcccctatgatgatcttgacgtcgtggtttgggcagcggttgtactcgcgttcgagctgcgcgtaaaatgcgtctttgtcatcatcagtgcttccggagtgagggctgtgcacgtttattatgctaatgttgaagaatcggcccttgatcctcaacctgcacattctttcgtcgatcggccaccaaccgatcacgcgcctctgcatgtcgcccatcactataaaagctgttcccagctcacgtgtgttgccgcaactctggtagatggtatgattacctctaaacgttcgcaccatagatcctgtccaacacacctcctgcagcgctacgattccgaacccgcggtccttcagtatatcggcgagtatgcgggtgctcccgatgaagttgagagatctgcagttccacgtaccgagcttccaatcgcaagtcccttttcgtcgctgtggtcgtcgccattggtatcggttcgcattcttctcttgttgattttccggtgctagtcttttttacggctggctcgcagggcctgacaccaacccactaacccagggagctgggcttaccttcccggaagctacgggttctgcattggcatttcctccaactacagtgctaaatagctaggctcgagcgccagtcttcgccgggggtggtgtttttaatgggcgcccaggagataatattttacctgagcttccacccccccaGCAACATACAGCGCGCCATTTCGACCAAAGAGCGGTTCTTCCTCTCCGCCATCCGTTTTGCGGCGGGGTGTATGCAGTGGTGAACTGTTGTCGAATCGCTTCGGCTCGACAGAACGCATCCAGCACGTCACTTCGATATTCACCAACCTGGTCGGAACGTATGACCTTCGGCAGCCTGCCGAATTCGGTCGTCACCATCTGGACGTATTCCTTGACACGTTGGGGCACCTAGGactttttcttcaagaaatatacAACGGTGTACCAAGTGAAGTCAATCATGGTGAGAAAAAAACGACATCCACCTGGCGTCACAGTCCGCATAGGTCCACACACATCGGTGTGCACGATATCCAACGGTTGTTTGGATTTTCGATCCGATTTCTTGGGGACCCGACAGTCGCAATCTTCCATCTAGATCCcagtggccatgtttttggatgcAAGGTTACGGATGACGTCATAGTCGTGATGCCCCATAAGACGATGCCATGTGTGCTGACAATTTGCTGTTTGCTTCACCGCCAGTGCTTCCTGGGCTACCTTCAGGTAGTAGAGCCCACCGGAAATGGTCGATCCAGCAATCACCTTcttgtccttcattatacgacaTCCGTTGACGTCGAAAATGACCGTAGCTCCATATGACGCCAGCTTTTTCACCGAAACTAGGTTTGAATCGAATTCCGGACCTTCCGATGACCTTTGCTCTGGGGTATGCTTCTCCTTTCAGGGACGGGCATTGCTTCTGCTTGTGCCCCGGTTTGTGGCAAAAATGGCAAAGCATTTTCTTCTGTGGCCACTTCTTCGACcacttagggtctgtgtcaattggcgaattaaaattaatttttacttaaatttgacagttcaacacttaaacttgacagttttcctaaggaaataattatcgaactgtcaagtttaagtgaaaattaattttaattcgccaattgacacagacccttagaacTTCACCAAATCCAATGTCAGCTCTTCATCTGACCTGCTCTCCAAAGCCGTGTTCAATGTCGTCAACGATTCCGGTAGACTCCCCGGAGCACCATAGCTACCTGCAGACTCTTGCTCAGCTCCTCGCCAGTCATCATCAGCCGCTCGAACAGAGATTGCTTGGTGTTTACCTTCTCGTAGTGTCCCCGTAGCTTCTCCCAGGTCGCTTTTGCCGTCTTGCAGTCAGGTTCAGCTGCTTCTCCTCCAGCAAGAGGCCTATCGTCGCTCGAGCCTTCAGTCGCCGGATTGACTTCATTTTCCACCGGTTCCGCACCAGTAGTGTACTGCCGCAAATCATCTCGGGTGAGGATGAACTCCACCTTGGACTTCCAAACGCTGTAGTTTCCTCCGTTGAGCTTCTGGATTCCCAATCGTTCCATCTTGAAATTGTTTCACTTGTTGATTTTCGTTGCTACGGACAACGTCTCTTAACAACGGCCCATAACCTCGTGGACAACTGGTTTGGTTGAAAGCGTAAACTTTATTGTCAATTCAAATTCTTAAGCCTACTATGATCTCCATCAGGACTATCTGCTCCAGAATGCAGGTGGTATGATCGGATGGTGTTCTAAGAAGCAAGATGGCGTGAGCTTGAGCAGTTCGGAAGCCGAATACGTTGCAATAACGGAAATCTGCAAGGAATTATCCTGGATTCTAGGCCTTTTCGGCGATCTGACAAGCAAGGCCCAACTACCAGGTACAGTTCATGAAGTCCCGTTGCGTTGCGCGGTAAAGTAGACAGTCCTCTAGGGAAGGGGCTACATCGAGCTTGCCATCGTTTTGCAATGTcttctcgagattctgcgcgtaagctgaggcgacatccggttgtttcagtcactctaggttgtgTTGTACCGTGACaatcgtcggtaccgtacattgttgatgacagagggttttgggtgcagtttgaccataaCCAGATAGTGGTTAGATTCGATGTTAGCGTCACGAAAAAGGTATTTCGGATTTTCATTTATAACAGAATAAGTTAATTGATTTTAAAGCTTTTTGTATATTGATGTTATTCTTAATATACAAACAGTATCCATTTGCATATCGGCGGCATACTCCATTTGGAAAACGGAAAAAGACAGTTAGCAGAAGTACAATTACTAAGCCGCTGCGGCAGCATTAGCAACCATAACAACCACCGCCAGCTTAACGGTAACGGCGCATGTGCAGACGGTTGCGACGGCGCCAGCACGCCCGCCGGGATCCTCCGATGGTCTGGGCGTAGCGGTAGCCCTTGCCCAGTCCACGGCTGCTCTTGCCGGCCGAAGTGAGGCCACGCAGTTCACGGTGCTTGTGCACGGCCCTGGTGATCCAGTTGACCTTGGCGTCGCGGCGGATGGCATTGTGGGCGGTGTCGACCATGATGACCTCGTAGTACTTGTAGGCGGCATCCTGGGCCACCCAGTAGGAGTTCAGCACGCGGAGACCGCCAACGCGACGACCGACACGTTCCTGGAGGGGTAGGAAAAGGTCATTAGTATGAATCGATTGATGGAAATCAAATGGTTTAGCATGGATGGAAAAAATGTCAGACATCCAAGGAAGATAAGAGCTTCATAGTAAAAACTCAGGGTGAATTTGTGAATAAACGTCATCATGAATATGGGACCATCAATATAAAGTACGTAACACATAGAAGGAAAGGAGATAAAATTTCTTAATTTAACGTTACGTACTCAACAGATGCTCCAGGAAACTTTAACGAAACATATGAGAAGGGTTCTGATATGGTATGAAAAACAACTCACCTCAGCAACGGACTGCAGGCAACGGTACGGCTTGAGCTCGTTGACTCCGTGGCTCTTGGGCTTGCCATAGGTGCAACCCTTGGCAACTGGGCGTTTGCGGCCACCACGGCGCACGCGAATGCGGAAGATCGAGAAGCCCTGCTTGGCCTTGTATCCCAGGCGGCGGGCCTTGTCCGGGCGCGACGGCCTCGGTGCACGGTGGAACTTGGTCAGCTGGCGGTACTGCCAGACGCGGACACGCAGCAGATAGCGCATCACATCGCTCTGCTTCTTGCGGTACAATTCCTGCACGTAACGGTAGGCTCCCATCTTGAGCTAGAAATGAGTGAGGATAGACCCTAGTAACGATATCAACGCAATTGGTTTTGATCAGAAGTCACATCATCGGTCTATCTCACTGCCTCCCGGGGAAGAGGACCCCGGGGTAAGTAGCAGTATCGGAGCGGGCCGAGACGAAACCATTTTCTGTCCCTATTTGTATGGAGCTGTAACGGAACCGGAGATTAATCTTGATTCACACCTAGAAAATCATTTAGAAATAGGAAGCTTCTCTCATGTCGTTTGTTTACGCTTCAGAAGCATGTGAGTTTCCGTGTCATTCCAGAGCACTTCGGAGGGgtgcatggccatgctgaattcATCATTGGTAAACAACTCGAGAGAGAACGCCTCGTTTCCATAATCTCATCGATTCCGATCGGCCCCCAAATGGGTGCGCTTTGGTTCCACAGCCCGTGTGGTTCCACGATAAATATACATACCTTACTATCCTGAAAAGAGCAAGAAAAAGGACACGATTAGTTCCCTGCACAAATTCCCTTCCAATGTGGGGAGCAACATGGCTGCCATTTTCTCAAACGGCACTAACACGCGGTTTTCTTGAATTTTCGAAATTTACAACTAAAATCACTAACAGGCCAACAAATTACAATTCAACTCACTTAATAACCACACAAacaacaaattcaattaattatCACAGCACAACACTAAACTTTTAACgagaaaatccgattttttcgCCGGCCACGGCAGTGCACAACCTACCTTCTGAACGTTTCGTTGACAAAAAGAAAGAGGAAGTTCGAGAGAGCTGGAAAAAGTCAACTCGACGCCGTTCGTGGAGATGGATTCTGCTGATGCTGACGTTTACATTTTGACATCTGACAGTGACATTTAGGTTGGCAACACATGGGCCCTTCAGGAAGATATACGGCGCGCAACTTTTgataatagtctattttacgaaacgacaacagtgttgatattgatattaacactcacgggcttgggagcaacctcctgtcaaattttcattcatgaaatgagcgatcagctgatccgaaacgtctcgtaaaatggctcatggtCGATCTGTTCGCGTTGAAAATTATTTTGGCGTTCGATTAAGGTGACACGGGACACCGTTTAGTTTTGGTTCCGccgactaggggcaagacagatacagcgagagtaactctgttatcgaagtgttgctcagaattcctctggatcactctggttttcccgaagtgttgtctgataccagtgaaaaatcgagcagtcttgcctgatttcccgcttcgtagagacgtttctgaatggattcgatcaaaaagagttactcagagaTGCTCCAGATTtctcagtgtcttgcccctagggttttcccgaagtgttgtctgataccagtgaaaaatcgagcagtcttgcctgatttcccgcttcgtagagacgtttctgaatggattcgatcaaaaagagttactcagagaTGCTCCAGATTTCTCAGTGTCTTGCCTCTAGGCTAAACATATATAAAAGCCAAGTTGTGATACGATTTTGCGTCATAGAGCGACATTATGAAATTCATCctattattgtcgggccgccaccaaaccgcccgcataaacgataaccataagatttgcttaaccgcctattcgggatacagttcgaacagtatgcggtattgttgaaccgtctacattacggtgcGTGTATTGTGGTGGTTTATTAGGGCGGACTTCGCACAatgaagtcgcgacgcgacccaactcacgacgtttttttaatcatgtcaaaagtagtgcgcatccttcccattgttgtcagcaacacagcgcactagatgcgaaacagttgcgacacttatggaccaagaaaattgcaatttttgattgaatgtcggtcttgattccaaccggatagacaacccaactaacaatcaccagccgcaaacaagcatgcatgctgaattgttgctttataatagtaattatagctgaactaaaattatgctgtacacattactgtacaaatgctatttcaattgaaaaagtaatcaATGGTCAACTTTTCGTATTTGTATTAACAATgacaatttaaaacacttttaaaacgttcaataaaatttttattcgactcgcagtaattcctttacaacatagtttaacaagacttttttctgcttcttgttaagttcatgtaaaaattagcacatgtatctgtataatgtgtttttcacaagtcaaataagcgcttccgTTTCaccatacttcgactcagagtacatgatgaaaaacacgtggtttttactgaacaatagctgaattaatctgttgttcagtcgttaaccataatgttgtgcttattcaccactgctgaatagcagtcgaagtctgatcattattaaaccacgagaagtttatgttttgatttgagcgctgcaattcatcatctctaggatggcgcagataggaaggcatgcggctggcaatcaacgggtctcgagttcgattcTGGATTTAGGAAAATTTATGTGTAGCTATTATTTCACATtaattgttcacagcattaagttccaatcataaactcttgtaaaaattgaaaaaaaattgcattttttttaaattttaatcatttttgctgaagctgaataacagctttactatatagttgtaaaacgatttaacaacaaacagttcagttggtacacaacactatgctttatagtttctccaaatttgtgtgaacaaaacccgaacaaaggttgtgcctgaaaattatccaaatgttattcatcatcatgctgaatcaatttgtcgtaaaggtgcttgtaaaatgagtgcttgttagttgggaatactaggggcaagacactgtgaaatccggagtAACTCTgggcaatcctgagtaactctttttggttgaatccattcagaaacgtctctacgaagcggggaatcaggcaagactgctcgatttttcactggtctaggggcaagacagatacagcgagagtaactctgttatcgaagtgttgctcagaattactCTGGgttgctctggatcactctggttttcccgaagTGTTGTGATACCAGTGATACCAGtaaaaaaatcgagcagtcttgcctgatttcccgcttcgtagagacgtttctgaatggattcaaccaaaaagagttactcacagcctcctgtcaccgcaatactgcccacAGGAAAATAACTAGCCAACATCTCtagttcccacttccagccgcctcgttgatcACAATAGCGGCGGCccggcggcttggttccccatgaccgcacaaagtttgtaaacaaacataattccaggagcaaaaatcaaaagcggcgaaacttttttcacaaccaattgttttcaccatttaaaagtttaagcaaaacatgatttttattttcgtaattatttatttaaaaaggaAATCGTgatagtatcagctcgtcttcgtcatGGGAAAAAAGTTTCcattaaatttaaaattgttattgatatgattcagccacagtcaataatcgttcctggattttgatgctgacctcaaaaacatggccgcgtgacaggaggctggttactcaggattgctcagagttactccggatttcacagtgtcttgcccctagataacaacttctctgcacggaaaaatattattgcACTGTTCCCACCaaatcgaactgcacagtatgaaagtgtgacggttgaaaagtgtgacgataagtgcaagcatgctgtctgacagcattttgacgtcgagaaatgtcacagatcaACACATGGTGTGTGCTTcgccggattctttctcgattttgttttgattctcatccaTCAGACAACTCTCCGATTCAATTTTCTCTCTGTTTTTCTCGCAAAAGTTGTTGCAGTGTGGCCAGTTATGCAGGTTTGTGCGTTTCttcttgtggaaaaagtttgtgaaatgtTGAATTTATGAAAATGATGTCGGCAACCGTTCCCGAGCACAGAAATAGTGGGATAgctgaagtgcatcaaaaatccatctttgaaagcaaccagcaatataacccaaagaataagttttaaaaactcaaatttggctaaactgcttaaagttttaactcaaagttgggttgttttctccctcgtcccaccgcaatgttgtcgaaaacaaagagacactcagcgaaaaaaactaacgaaattcatcaaaataccttatgaatttttgccataactcattcttatggatgccataagaataactTACACGAAAAGAAATCTAATTATTTTTTATATTAGAAATGCCTTTTATTATTCATAACATTCGGGTTTATGTCTACTATAACAATGCATAATGTATTGTATTAATACGCCTAATTGTAGGTATAACAAAAGCTTatacatttctggagctcgatttgaataggtcgtatgtgctttcgtcgatataaaattcgatcagtttattttagtaatagtagaaatactaggggcaggacagatacagcgagagtaactctgttatcgaagtgttgctcagaattcctcaggatttctctggatcactctggttttcctgaagtgttgcctgataccagtgaaaaatcgagcagtcttgcccgattttccgcttcgtagagacgtttctgaatggattcgaacaaaaagagttactcaggattgctcagagttgctccggatttcacagtgtcttgcccctagtagaaatatggatgatatttcagtggcttttaatgataaaactgaaagcctgttttgtaaggaatcgcttgtatgtattaattttgttaaattttaacaGTTTTCGCCataagaagcgaatccaactgatcgaattttatatcgacgaaatcaCATacgacccaagtaaccattaagccgtaaaaatagcATTAAGTCagctctatagtcgaatatagaacATGATTAACAGAGCTAATAGGTTCTATATCCTccaatagagctgctcaaaagccacttttggcgtattattcggctgatatacggcctacTCCAACCCACCGTACCGAGTCTCTGAGAGAGATAGTTGTCAAAAGTGGgtcaaaaaagaaagaaaaaaataaaataaaatgacttGTTTATCTTCTGTCTTTTTCTGGCATCTTATGCttctgtcgatattttttttttgttgctccaTCCAGATTCCAGTCGACGTCCTCAAGGTCCTCTTAAGTCGATTCGCACCAAGCTTCCCATTTGCTCCACCAACGCATCAAGGATTTCGCTTTCTTAAACCCGTATTTAAAGCAGACGAATCTTCAATATCATGATGTTCTAATCTAATGCATTAGATTCCGTTCAGTAGCATCGGCCGAGGAAACAGTTTCATACGAAACCGAGTGAGAAGCTGATGGAATCCGAGAGATCACCATCGTTGCTTTGTCCGGAGACAAACATGATTATGTTCTAGTGGGGTTTGCGGGTTTGAGATAGAGGAGGCGAATCCGTAGCATATAGAGGAGAAATTTGAGCTGTATTTCGTTTTTTAACCAATAGACAAACATTTAGGAATCACAATTCCAGATAAATAATAGCTTTTGGGGAAACAGCAACATAGGTACGTGGTCGATTGAATACGGTGGTATTCGCTAATAATTTTTGTTTTCTAACCTTTCCTGAACTTCATTCACATTCAATATTGCCCCAcagtttgttttggttgaaaTCAATTTTGATTGACACGATTGTCAGGTAGTTTAAGCCGTTCAACAACACTGACAGCCCTCTTATTCGGCTTGAAGGCACAGGGTTAACAAGCACTACAAGTTAGCGTTATATACCGATATACG includes:
- the LOC109416823 gene encoding large ribosomal subunit protein eL15, translated to MGAYRYVQELYRKKQSDVMRYLLRVRVWQYRQLTKFHRAPRPSRPDKARRLGYKAKQGFSIFRIRVRRGGRKRPVAKGCTYGKPKSHGVNELKPYRCLQSVAEERVGRRVGGLRVLNSYWVAQDAAYKYYEVIMVDTAHNAIRRDAKVNWITRAVHKHRELRGLTSAGKSSRGLGKGYRYAQTIGGSRRACWRRRNRLHMRRYR